The Serpentinimonas maccroryi genome has a segment encoding these proteins:
- a CDS encoding type II toxin-antitoxin system PemK/MazF family toxin produces the protein MTQATALERGAVCWVELDPVRGSEIAKTRPCVVLSASVINRSRRTVVVVPLSSTPEAARFPLLVAVPSAGSSSKARIEHIRCVDQSRLQRCIGRLSPADLDAIGRALLRVLGLA, from the coding sequence ATGACGCAAGCCACTGCGCTCGAACGCGGCGCGGTGTGCTGGGTCGAGCTCGATCCGGTGCGCGGCAGCGAAATCGCCAAAACCCGCCCTTGCGTGGTGCTCTCGGCCAGCGTGATCAACCGCAGCCGGCGCACCGTGGTCGTCGTGCCCCTGAGCTCCACCCCAGAGGCTGCCCGTTTTCCCCTGCTGGTCGCCGTGCCCTCGGCGGGCAGCAGCTCCAAGGCACGCATCGAACACATACGCTGCGTGGATCAGAGTCGTTTGCAACGCTGCATCGGGCGGCTCAGCCCCGCCGATCTGGATGCCATCGGGCGCGCGCTGCTGCGCGTGCTCGGGCTGGCTTAG